A single region of the Thermodesulfatator indicus DSM 15286 genome encodes:
- a CDS encoding glycosyltransferase family 4 protein produces MRIAQVAPLHESVPPKLYGGTERVVHYLTEELVKMGHEVTLFASKDSQTSARLIPCTERSLRLDPTVKDPLAHHIIMLEKVARYAHQFDIIHFHIDYIHFPLMRRLNISHVTTLHGRLDIPDLKPLYQEFNEAPVVSISNAQRGPLPMARWVATVYHGLPEDLYRFREKPGKYLAFLGRISPEKRPDRAIKIAERAGMKLLIAAKVDQADRAYFEAVIKPLLKSPWVEFIGEINDREKDEFLGNAYALLFPIDWPEPFGLVMIEANACGTPVIAWRCGSVPEIIEHGVNGLIVESLDEAVKAVEKVSQLSRQKCREVFEKRFTSKVMAKNYLAVYESILEQKKPLLKAA; encoded by the coding sequence ATGAGGATTGCGCAAGTGGCGCCACTTCATGAAAGTGTGCCTCCTAAACTATACGGTGGAACTGAACGCGTGGTTCACTATTTAACCGAAGAGTTGGTCAAAATGGGGCACGAAGTCACCCTATTCGCCTCTAAAGACTCTCAGACTTCAGCCAGGCTTATCCCCTGCACCGAAAGGTCTTTAAGGCTTGACCCGACCGTAAAAGATCCGCTGGCGCACCACATAATAATGCTTGAAAAAGTAGCCCGGTATGCTCATCAGTTTGACATTATCCATTTTCACATTGATTACATACATTTTCCTCTGATGAGACGCTTAAATATTTCCCATGTTACCACCCTTCACGGGCGTTTAGATATCCCCGACTTAAAGCCTCTTTACCAGGAATTTAATGAAGCCCCGGTGGTTTCCATCTCCAACGCCCAGCGTGGACCCTTACCCATGGCCCGTTGGGTGGCCACGGTTTACCACGGTTTACCTGAAGACCTTTATCGTTTCCGCGAAAAGCCTGGCAAATATCTGGCTTTTTTAGGGCGCATATCTCCTGAAAAGCGGCCAGACCGGGCTATTAAAATAGCCGAGCGCGCGGGCATGAAGCTTCTCATAGCCGCCAAAGTTGATCAGGCAGACAGAGCCTACTTTGAAGCCGTTATCAAGCCTTTGCTTAAAAGCCCCTGGGTAGAGTTCATAGGTGAGATAAACGATCGCGAAAAAGACGAATTCTTGGGCAACGCTTACGCCCTGCTCTTCCCTATAGACTGGCCTGAGCCTTTTGGCCTGGTGATGATAGAAGCCAACGCCTGTGGCACTCCGGTTATAGCCTGGCGTTGTGGTTCAGTGCCAGAGATCATTGAACACGGAGTAAACGGTCTCATAGTAGAAAGCCTTGACGAAGCCGTTAAAGCCGTGGAAAAGGTCTCGCAGCTCAGTCGCCAAAAATGCCGCGAAGTTTTTGAAAAGCGTTTCACCTCAAAGGTTATGGCCAAAAATTATCTTGCTGTTTACGAAAGCATACTGGAACAGAAAAAACCTCTGCTTAAGGCGGCATGA
- the lpxB gene encoding lipid-A-disaccharide synthase — MRVFLVAGESSGDLHGASFVRALREILPGVHIQGIGGPKLRATGFECLYPAENLSIVGLPSVQEAREVLRVFKRVKKILRENPPNLLVLIDFPEFNLRLAKYAKRCQVPVFYFISPQVWAWRTYRVRLIKRVVDKMAVVFPFEVDFYARHGYKVHFVGHPLVDVVKPALNRQTFCRLVGLTPEKPIVGIFPGSRRREVRDLLPLFVEAFNLVKLEKPEVQGVIVRAEGLPDDFFLNTHGIKVVKGYQYDVMAQSEAVLLASGTVTLEATIVGVPMVVAYKLNRLSYWLAKRLVKVPYASLTNLLAGKALVPELLQEKATPENLAKALLKYLNDREYNQKVRRELAKIKASLGPGGAAWRAAELAASLVKERR, encoded by the coding sequence TTGCGTGTCTTCCTAGTAGCTGGCGAAAGCTCTGGTGACCTTCACGGGGCCTCTTTTGTAAGGGCCTTACGAGAGATTTTGCCAGGAGTTCATATTCAAGGCATTGGGGGCCCAAAGTTAAGAGCCACTGGCTTCGAATGCCTTTATCCTGCTGAAAACTTAAGCATAGTAGGCCTTCCAAGTGTGCAGGAAGCGCGTGAAGTCTTGCGAGTTTTTAAAAGAGTAAAAAAAATATTGCGGGAAAATCCGCCTAATCTTTTGGTTCTCATTGATTTTCCGGAATTTAACTTGAGGCTTGCCAAATACGCCAAACGTTGTCAGGTACCGGTTTTTTACTTCATAAGCCCGCAGGTGTGGGCCTGGCGTACTTATCGGGTAAGGCTTATAAAACGCGTGGTGGATAAGATGGCCGTAGTTTTTCCTTTTGAAGTGGATTTCTATGCCCGTCACGGCTATAAAGTCCATTTTGTGGGGCATCCTCTCGTGGACGTAGTCAAGCCCGCTCTTAATCGTCAAACTTTCTGTCGTCTCGTGGGGCTTACTCCTGAAAAACCTATAGTCGGTATTTTCCCTGGCAGCCGCCGCCGCGAGGTAAGAGACCTTTTGCCTCTTTTTGTCGAGGCCTTTAATCTGGTTAAGCTGGAAAAGCCAGAGGTTCAGGGGGTAATTGTTCGGGCCGAGGGCCTTCCTGATGATTTCTTTTTAAATACTCACGGGATAAAGGTTGTCAAAGGTTATCAATATGATGTTATGGCCCAGTCAGAGGCCGTACTTCTCGCCTCTGGCACAGTAACCCTTGAAGCCACCATTGTTGGTGTGCCCATGGTGGTGGCGTATAAGCTCAATAGGCTGAGTTACTGGCTGGCCAAAAGATTGGTAAAAGTGCCTTACGCCAGCCTCACCAATTTGCTGGCAGGCAAAGCCCTGGTGCCTGAGCTTTTGCAAGAGAAGGCTACTCCGGAAAACCTGGCCAAAGCCCTTTTAAAATACCTGAATGACCGGGAATACAACCAGAAGGTGCGCCGAGAGCTTGCTAAGATAAAAGCTTCTTTAGGGCCGGGTGGAGCGGCCTGGCGGGCGGCTGAGCTTGCGGCTTCTCTCGTTAAAGAAAGACGCTAG
- a CDS encoding amylo-alpha-1,6-glucosidase → MKKCITEPKLQQFYILATSPGLAKEALILKHGDSFALFDPHGDIRQEGLGEQGLYHCGTRFLSKLELHFCQARPFWLNSATTQDNLMVVSDLTNPDMLLEEEEFLPRGSVHILRQKFLYKGTCYEAVKIENFSPCKIHLPLSIAYDADFVDIFEVRGFKRKKKGKFFPVQVDTASVTFKYLGLDGKLRITKIIFDPPPAELNTNEAVFHLELNPKEKTNIFVVIACFLDQEDEPVPFVRAYLSNRQELKRLRRTSCQVSSPQEFFDAWLKRSESDLFMMLTETPYGLYPYAGIPWFNTYFGRDAIITALESLWLNPEIAKGVLRFLAATQATEFDPARDAEPGKILHEMRFGELAATGEIPFARYYGTVDATPLFLVLAGAYYERTQDINLIKDLWPHFEAALLWMKEYGDLDGDGFIEYQASEEGLVNKGWKDSHDSVFHADGTMASPPIALVEVQAYAYLAYLKMARLAKALGQTSLAEQLKQEAQILREKFLKAFWDEDMGFFVLALDGDKRPCRVYTSNAGHVLWGGLAEEKQAISVAKRLFSENMFSGWGVRTLSAKEILFNPVSYHNGSVWPHDNAIIARGLARYRLKHFVAKILTGLAHASEHFPLHRMPELFCGFKRRPDQGPIPYPVACNPQAWAAGAVFMLIEAALGLEFIPSGLCFCYPVLPPFLRRLKLRNLRVNGTSIDLDIVNHDADVTINVLRKPKRIEILVRK, encoded by the coding sequence ATGAAAAAGTGTATAACCGAGCCAAAATTGCAGCAGTTTTACATACTGGCCACTTCTCCGGGCCTGGCTAAAGAGGCCCTTATTTTAAAACACGGGGATTCGTTTGCCCTGTTTGACCCCCATGGCGATATCAGACAGGAAGGCCTTGGAGAGCAGGGATTATATCATTGCGGTACCCGTTTTCTATCTAAACTTGAACTACATTTTTGCCAGGCCCGCCCCTTCTGGCTCAATTCCGCCACCACGCAAGACAATCTGATGGTGGTAAGTGATCTAACTAACCCTGACATGCTACTTGAAGAGGAAGAGTTTTTACCCCGCGGAAGTGTTCATATTCTAAGACAAAAATTTCTTTACAAAGGCACCTGTTACGAGGCCGTCAAGATAGAAAATTTCTCTCCCTGTAAAATTCATCTACCCTTAAGTATTGCTTACGACGCCGACTTTGTGGACATCTTTGAAGTAAGAGGATTCAAACGAAAAAAGAAAGGCAAGTTTTTCCCCGTTCAAGTTGACACGGCCTCGGTAACCTTTAAGTACCTCGGGCTTGACGGGAAGCTTCGTATTACCAAAATAATCTTTGACCCACCTCCGGCAGAGTTAAACACCAATGAAGCAGTCTTTCACCTTGAACTCAACCCCAAGGAAAAGACCAATATTTTTGTGGTTATAGCCTGTTTCCTTGATCAGGAAGATGAGCCTGTCCCTTTTGTAAGGGCCTATCTTTCCAATCGGCAAGAGCTAAAACGCCTGCGCCGCACAAGTTGCCAGGTAAGCTCACCTCAAGAGTTTTTTGACGCCTGGCTTAAACGCTCGGAAAGTGACCTCTTCATGATGCTTACAGAGACCCCTTACGGGCTCTATCCTTATGCCGGAATCCCCTGGTTTAACACCTACTTTGGCCGAGACGCCATAATCACTGCCCTTGAAAGTCTCTGGCTAAACCCTGAAATAGCCAAAGGAGTATTGCGATTTCTTGCCGCCACCCAGGCCACTGAATTTGACCCTGCCCGTGACGCCGAGCCAGGCAAAATTCTTCACGAAATGCGCTTTGGCGAGCTAGCCGCTACGGGAGAAATCCCCTTTGCCCGCTATTACGGCACTGTTGACGCCACTCCTCTTTTTTTAGTTCTAGCCGGAGCTTATTACGAAAGAACCCAGGATATCAATCTGATAAAAGACCTCTGGCCCCATTTTGAAGCCGCCCTTTTATGGATGAAGGAATACGGCGACCTTGACGGCGACGGTTTTATTGAATACCAGGCTTCAGAAGAAGGTCTAGTTAATAAGGGCTGGAAGGATTCCCATGACAGCGTTTTCCACGCTGACGGCACCATGGCGAGCCCCCCCATTGCCCTGGTAGAAGTCCAGGCTTATGCTTATTTGGCCTATCTTAAAATGGCCAGGCTGGCAAAGGCCCTTGGCCAAACTTCTTTAGCCGAACAATTAAAACAAGAAGCCCAAATACTCAGGGAAAAGTTCTTAAAGGCTTTCTGGGATGAAGACATGGGCTTTTTCGTCCTCGCCCTTGATGGAGACAAACGCCCCTGCCGGGTTTACACCTCAAATGCCGGCCATGTCCTCTGGGGAGGCCTGGCGGAAGAAAAGCAGGCCATTTCTGTGGCCAAAAGGCTCTTTAGCGAGAATATGTTCTCTGGCTGGGGGGTTCGCACGCTTTCTGCAAAGGAAATCCTCTTTAACCCTGTTTCTTATCACAACGGTTCTGTGTGGCCGCATGATAACGCCATTATTGCCCGGGGGCTTGCCCGTTATCGTCTGAAACATTTTGTAGCCAAAATTCTTACGGGTTTAGCCCATGCTAGTGAACACTTCCCTCTTCACCGTATGCCTGAACTCTTTTGCGGGTTCAAGCGCCGCCCTGACCAGGGGCCCATTCCCTATCCTGTGGCCTGTAACCCCCAGGCTTGGGCCGCTGGTGCCGTTTTTATGCTTATAGAAGCAGCTTTAGGCCTTGAATTTATCCCTTCTGGGCTTTGTTTTTGTTATCCGGTGCTTCCACCCTTTTTAAGGCGTCTCAAACTGAGAAACCTGCGCGTAAACGGAACGTCTATTGACCTTGACATTGTAAACCACGATGCTGACGTTACTATAAACGTGCTGCGCAAGCCTAAAAGGATAGAAATCCTGGTGCGCAAATAA
- the cobB gene encoding Sir2 family NAD+-dependent deacetylase — translation MGLNQISKIVILTGAGISAESGIQTFRDKGGLWEKYSLEEVATPQGFRKNPRFVHEFYNQRRRDLFKVKPNPAHYALARLEQEFPGEVLLVTQNVDDLHERAGSRNLLHMHGELLKVRCEACNVILKEEGEIFPETKCPKCGRQGTLRPHVVWFGEMPFYLDEIYKALKECDLFVAIGTSGTVYPAAGFVMIARECGAWCVELNLEPSTVADYFHEHHYGPASEVVPVWVDKILKRETN, via the coding sequence ATGGGTCTCAATCAAATTTCCAAGATTGTCATCCTTACCGGGGCAGGTATCTCTGCAGAATCTGGAATTCAGACTTTTCGTGACAAAGGCGGACTGTGGGAAAAATATAGTCTCGAAGAGGTGGCTACTCCTCAAGGATTTCGCAAAAATCCACGGTTTGTACACGAATTTTATAATCAGAGACGTCGTGATCTCTTCAAGGTTAAACCCAATCCAGCTCATTACGCTTTAGCTCGTCTTGAGCAAGAGTTCCCAGGAGAGGTTCTTCTAGTAACTCAAAATGTTGATGATCTACACGAAAGAGCTGGAAGTCGTAACTTGCTTCACATGCATGGAGAGTTGTTAAAAGTGCGCTGTGAGGCTTGTAACGTTATTCTTAAAGAAGAAGGAGAAATTTTTCCGGAAACTAAATGTCCTAAATGTGGCCGCCAAGGGACTTTGCGTCCTCATGTAGTTTGGTTTGGGGAAATGCCCTTTTATTTAGATGAAATTTACAAGGCCCTAAAAGAGTGCGATCTTTTTGTGGCTATTGGTACCTCAGGAACTGTTTACCCAGCCGCAGGCTTTGTAATGATAGCTAGAGAATGTGGGGCCTGGTGTGTGGAGCTAAACCTTGAGCCTTCAACAGTAGCCGATTATTTCCACGAACATCATTATGGACCGGCTTCTGAAGTTGTTCCTGTCTGGGTAGATAAAATTTTGAAGAGAGAAACAAACTAA
- the fabZ gene encoding 3-hydroxyacyl-ACP dehydratase FabZ: protein MNEISQKEILELLPHRYPFLFVDKVVKLDPEVPMIEAIKCFTWNEEFFQGHFPGEPVVPGVILVEAIAQTGIIFFKKLNPEFRERLFVFASIEKAKFRAPVYPGDVARFVLEGYKARRNILKTSGKVYVGDKLVAEADVTAAVR, encoded by the coding sequence ATGAACGAGATAAGTCAAAAGGAAATCCTTGAGCTTCTGCCTCATCGCTATCCTTTTCTTTTTGTAGATAAAGTCGTAAAGCTTGATCCAGAAGTCCCCATGATTGAGGCTATTAAGTGTTTTACCTGGAATGAAGAGTTCTTTCAGGGACATTTCCCCGGTGAGCCAGTAGTTCCGGGAGTGATTCTGGTAGAGGCTATTGCGCAGACGGGAATTATCTTTTTCAAGAAACTTAATCCCGAGTTTCGCGAGCGGCTCTTTGTTTTTGCCAGTATTGAAAAGGCCAAATTCAGGGCTCCTGTTTATCCTGGGGATGTGGCCAGGTTTGTTTTAGAAGGCTATAAAGCGCGCCGCAATATTTTGAAGACTTCGGGCAAGGTCTATGTAGGCGATAAACTGGTGGCTGAAGCCGATGTTACCGCGGCGGTAAGATAG
- a CDS encoding Gfo/Idh/MocA family protein, which translates to MSKLKVAVIGVGHLGRFHAQKLAQLDEVELVGVVDVLPERADEVARECATRAFYDFHEVLPLVKAVSIVVPTVHHFEVTKKALEAGCHVFVEKPLASTPDEARELVKLADKLGLILQVGHIERFNPAIKKLLAEVKEPIFIEAQRVSKFSARCLDVDVILDLMIHDLDLVLTIVNSEIKEVQATGAPVITDKIDLASVRLIFKNGVVANLTASRIALKPSRSFRVYQQGAYLAADTLESTFTRVELPQRNGALPEPEKFSQVDPLFEELCAFISAINQGEKPPVSGEEGFEALDLAFKIKKEIEKQKAHFLAREGSCLPDLIRHCVSS; encoded by the coding sequence ATGAGTAAACTAAAAGTAGCGGTAATTGGCGTTGGGCATCTCGGGAGATTTCACGCCCAGAAATTGGCTCAGCTTGATGAGGTCGAACTGGTAGGGGTAGTTGATGTCCTTCCAGAACGGGCAGATGAAGTAGCTCGTGAATGCGCTACGCGGGCTTTTTATGATTTTCATGAAGTTCTTCCCCTGGTAAAAGCGGTTTCTATTGTAGTGCCAACAGTGCATCACTTTGAGGTTACTAAGAAGGCCCTTGAGGCTGGTTGCCACGTGTTTGTGGAAAAGCCTTTGGCCAGCACCCCCGATGAAGCCCGGGAGCTGGTAAAACTGGCGGACAAGCTCGGTTTAATCCTTCAGGTAGGGCACATAGAGCGCTTTAATCCGGCCATTAAAAAACTTCTGGCCGAGGTGAAAGAGCCAATTTTTATTGAAGCCCAGCGGGTATCTAAGTTTTCAGCTCGCTGTCTGGATGTAGATGTTATCCTTGACCTCATGATTCATGACCTTGACCTGGTATTAACCATCGTAAACTCAGAAATCAAAGAAGTGCAGGCCACCGGGGCGCCGGTAATCACTGATAAAATAGACCTGGCCAGTGTAAGGCTCATCTTTAAAAACGGAGTGGTAGCTAACCTTACGGCTAGCCGCATAGCGCTTAAGCCTTCGCGTTCTTTCAGGGTTTATCAGCAAGGGGCGTACTTGGCCGCTGATACTCTTGAAAGCACTTTTACCCGGGTGGAGCTCCCTCAGAGAAACGGTGCCTTGCCTGAACCTGAGAAGTTTTCTCAGGTTGATCCACTATTTGAAGAGCTTTGCGCCTTTATTTCTGCCATAAACCAGGGGGAAAAGCCACCGGTGAGCGGTGAAGAAGGTTTTGAGGCCTTAGATTTGGCCTTTAAGATCAAAAAAGAGATAGAGAAACAAAAAGCCCATTTTCTTGCGAGAGAAGGGTCTTGTCTTCCGGATCTCATAAGGCATTGCGTGTCTTCCTAG
- a CDS encoding LpxI family protein encodes MNEPLRKVALIAGGGQYPLLFAKAVKKAGKPLLVITFKGQGNTDLVKLADEYYEIPITQFGKLLEILKKSNTEEVALAGHIRKNKAILTARPDRKTFSLWRKLKTRNDDEILRAVAREIEEIGVKVISPTKYLPELLTPEGVLTRKKPTSAQIEDVIYGFAMAKAIGELDIGQCVVVKDRMVVAVEALEGTDATIKRAGTLMKDTVVVKVFKPSQDPRFDLPSVGLKTIESMIEAKARVLALEAGRSLFFDREKVLSLADKVGIVVVGVRYE; translated from the coding sequence GTGAATGAACCGCTGAGAAAAGTAGCCCTTATTGCTGGTGGTGGGCAATACCCTCTTCTCTTTGCCAAGGCCGTTAAAAAGGCCGGTAAACCCCTTTTGGTAATTACCTTTAAAGGTCAAGGAAACACCGATTTGGTAAAACTTGCTGATGAATACTACGAAATCCCTATCACCCAGTTTGGCAAACTCCTAGAAATTCTCAAAAAGAGTAACACCGAAGAAGTAGCCCTGGCTGGCCATATTCGTAAAAACAAGGCCATTTTAACGGCCCGGCCTGACCGGAAGACATTTTCCCTCTGGCGAAAGCTTAAGACCAGAAACGACGACGAGATTTTGCGGGCGGTGGCGAGGGAAATAGAAGAGATTGGGGTTAAGGTTATTTCGCCTACCAAGTATTTGCCCGAACTTTTAACGCCGGAGGGCGTTTTGACCAGAAAGAAACCGACCTCAGCCCAGATAGAAGACGTGATTTACGGCTTTGCCATGGCCAAGGCCATTGGTGAACTTGATATTGGCCAGTGTGTGGTGGTGAAAGACCGCATGGTAGTAGCGGTGGAGGCCCTTGAAGGCACTGACGCCACTATCAAAAGAGCCGGCACTTTGATGAAAGACACGGTGGTGGTCAAGGTTTTTAAGCCTTCGCAGGACCCTCGTTTTGACCTACCTTCTGTAGGGCTTAAGACCATAGAAAGCATGATTGAGGCCAAGGCCCGGGTATTGGCCCTGGAAGCCGGACGCTCTCTTTTTTTTGACCGCGAAAAAGTTTTGTCTTTAGCCGATAAGGTGGGTATAGTGGTGGTGGGAGTGCGTTATGAGTAA
- the lpxA gene encoding acyl-ACP--UDP-N-acetylglucosamine O-acyltransferase has protein sequence MKASIHPSAKIADNVSLGPGVIIGEEVEIGEGTEIGPYSVISARTKIGRNNKIGPFVSIGFPPQHLACKGENTYVEIGEENVIREYVSIHRGTTLDDGLTRIGNRCFIMAYAHIGHDCKLADEIILTNNVNLGGHVKIDRGAVLGGGAMVHQFCRIGELAFVSGLSGVDKDVPPFVRVFGIPAKIAGLNLVGLRRAGFASASIKALNRALKIFLREGTIKEALQKIKLEYPHEEVIEKFVTFVGGESKRGVIRKFLSE, from the coding sequence ATGAAAGCAAGTATCCATCCTTCGGCTAAAATTGCTGATAATGTGAGCTTAGGCCCTGGTGTTATCATCGGTGAAGAAGTAGAAATTGGCGAAGGCACCGAAATTGGCCCGTATAGCGTTATTTCCGCTCGCACCAAAATAGGCCGCAATAACAAGATAGGCCCTTTTGTGAGCATAGGTTTTCCTCCCCAGCATCTGGCCTGTAAGGGGGAGAACACTTACGTAGAAATTGGTGAAGAAAATGTTATTCGGGAATATGTTTCCATTCACCGCGGCACCACTTTAGATGACGGTCTAACCCGTATAGGCAACCGCTGTTTTATCATGGCTTACGCTCACATTGGCCATGATTGTAAGCTGGCTGACGAGATAATCCTCACCAACAACGTAAACCTTGGCGGGCATGTAAAAATAGACCGGGGGGCCGTGCTGGGTGGTGGCGCTATGGTGCATCAGTTCTGCCGTATTGGGGAGCTTGCCTTTGTTTCTGGTTTAAGTGGAGTGGATAAAGACGTGCCGCCGTTTGTGCGCGTCTTTGGTATTCCGGCCAAGATTGCCGGGTTAAATTTAGTAGGTTTGAGGCGAGCGGGTTTTGCTTCCGCAAGCATTAAAGCCCTCAACCGGGCTTTAAAGATTTTCCTAAGAGAAGGAACCATAAAAGAAGCCCTTCAAAAGATAAAACTAGAATATCCTCACGAGGAAGTGATTGAAAAATTCGTAACCTTTGTGGGAGGGGAGAGTAAACGGGGTGTTATCAGAAAGTTCCTCAGTGAATGA
- the lpxD gene encoding UDP-3-O-(3-hydroxymyristoyl)glucosamine N-acyltransferase, translated as MRKKLSELAAFVGAELKGEDLEITGLNALELAGETELSFLESGKFVEAAKNSRAKAILVSPALAGKIGGKSLLITPNVRAAVAKIGFLFYEQKEHPKGVSRLAFVAEGADIHEEASVYPFVYVAENAKIGPRAVLYPGVYVGEEVEIAEEVVIYPNAVIYPRTKVGPKTIIHAGAVVGSDGFGYAQENGRHLKIPHFGRVEMAEEVEIGANTTIDRGTFGATKIGPGTKIDNLVQIAHNVQIGRGCAFAGQAGFTGSVRVGNFVLVGGQAGISANLGDQVMVAAKAGVAKEVPSGKAVAGAPAQEIAKWRRCVAAYERLPDMLKELRELKAKIAELEERLNERDKSKGNP; from the coding sequence TTGAGAAAGAAGCTAAGCGAATTAGCGGCGTTTGTTGGCGCTGAACTAAAAGGAGAAGACCTGGAAATAACCGGCCTAAATGCCCTTGAGCTGGCCGGAGAAACGGAATTATCTTTCCTAGAGTCAGGGAAATTTGTTGAAGCGGCCAAGAACTCCCGGGCTAAGGCCATTTTGGTATCCCCTGCGCTAGCAGGCAAGATAGGAGGAAAAAGCCTGCTTATAACTCCCAATGTGCGCGCTGCGGTGGCCAAAATTGGCTTTCTTTTCTACGAGCAAAAGGAACACCCAAAAGGAGTAAGCCGTCTGGCCTTTGTGGCTGAGGGAGCAGATATCCACGAAGAGGCAAGTGTTTACCCTTTTGTTTACGTTGCTGAAAATGCAAAAATCGGCCCCCGAGCCGTGCTTTATCCTGGAGTTTACGTGGGAGAGGAGGTAGAGATAGCCGAAGAGGTTGTTATCTACCCTAACGCAGTGATTTATCCGCGTACTAAAGTCGGGCCGAAAACAATTATTCACGCCGGCGCAGTGGTTGGCTCAGATGGCTTTGGCTACGCCCAGGAAAACGGACGGCACTTAAAAATTCCCCATTTTGGCCGGGTAGAAATGGCCGAGGAAGTAGAAATCGGCGCTAACACCACCATTGACCGCGGCACCTTTGGCGCAACTAAAATCGGCCCGGGCACCAAAATAGACAATCTCGTCCAGATTGCCCACAACGTTCAGATTGGAAGAGGCTGCGCTTTTGCTGGCCAGGCCGGCTTTACCGGAAGCGTGCGGGTGGGTAATTTCGTTCTGGTTGGCGGTCAGGCCGGTATATCGGCTAACCTCGGAGACCAGGTGATGGTGGCGGCCAAAGCCGGTGTAGCCAAGGAAGTACCGTCAGGAAAGGCCGTTGCCGGAGCCCCAGCCCAGGAAATAGCGAAGTGGCGGCGTTGTGTGGCCGCCTATGAAAGGCTCCCTGACATGCTCAAAGAACTTAGAGAACTTAAGGCCAAAATTGCCGAGTTAGAGGAGAGGTTAAATGAACGAGATAAGTCAAAAGGAAATCCTTGA